The window AAAATCAGCTTTGGAGTCGATGGTTATGAGTAAGGTCTCGCCGGGCTTGACCTCCAAGATATTAAAGATTGTCTTATGACAGGACACGGCCAGCTCAAGCTCTTGACTGCCAATCATTATCTCTCTCCTTTTCTATGACTCATTCAGCTTGTTCATTCAAAAGGTCGGGAAGGCGTCGGCCCCTCTCAACCGGCGGTTACAGGGCCCCTTCTGAATCCTTGTGTCAATCTTTTTGCGTATCGTTCCACGCTGGGGCCGACTCCCTCGGGAAGAAAGACCAGAACCAAAACGAATATCAGTCCGAAGAGTATCCTTTGATAGCGCTCCACCCCGGAGAAGATATCCGGGAGCAGAATCACGATGAGGGTTCCCAGCAGGGGGCCGTAACACAGGCTTCTCCCCCCCAGAAGGGGAATGAAATAGATATAAATCGTGGTGAATACCTCAATGTCCACCGAGGATATGAATCCTGTAAAATTGACGTAGAGGGCACCACCGAAACCGGAGAGCAGTCCCATGATTCCATAAGCCAGCACCTTGTATTTCATGGTGTTGATACCGACAGTCTGGGCCAGATCGTCGTTCTCGGCAATAAGGGTCAGGATTTGTCCCGTTCTGGTGGTCATCAGCCAAAATAGAAATCCCACGATAAGCAAGGTACAAACAACAAGGACCACATAATATGTATTTGGGTCCACTAAGGCCTGAATGCCGTCGAAGTAAAGTCCGTTGCGTCCGCCTGTGATGGGTTTAAGGGCGTCGATCACCTTGGGAAACAGAATGGCCAAAAGAAAAGAAGCCATCCCCACATAAAACCCCTTGGCCCGGCACGTGCTCAGGAAAATCCCCACCCCCACCACGCAGGACATCAACGATCCCATGACCATTGAGAGCAAAATCGGCCAATGGTATATCTCGGTCAGAACGATGGTTCCGTATGCACCCAGCGACATGGTCACCGAATAGCCAAAAAAGGGCTGGCCGGCCTTGTAAAGCAAGAACCAGGCCACATATCCCTGAATCATAAAGAGAAGAACGTGACCAGAAATCTCCTGCAAATAGCCGCCCCACAGCACGAAAAGACTTGGAACCGCCAATACAACCAGGGTCATAATGTGTTTATAGTGCTCTTTCACTGCCCAAAATACCTCTCGGGGACACAATCAGCACAGTGATGACAATGGCATAGAGGAGTACACTTTGCCAGTTGCCGTCCAGGAAGTACCCACTGAAACTCAATACCAGGCCCATCAGCAAGGCGCTCAACATGCCGCCCCAGACATTCCCGATACCTCCCACAACAGCGATGATGAAACCAAGAAAACCCAACTCCCACCCGCTTAACACGTTCAGGTTGTAAAGGGAGCCCCAGAAAATGGCCCCGATACAGGCCAGGGAGCAACCGATGCCATGAGCCACGGCATAAACCCTGTCGGTGTTGACACCCACCAGCTTGGCCAACTTCAGGTTACGGGAGGTGGCTTGCCAGGACTGGCCGGGTTTTGTGTGAATCTCCAAAAGGCGGATGGCGGTAAGGGTACTTAGGGCGAAAACCAGGGCCAACAGCTTTATCACTTCTACTGTCACTCCGCCGACCGTGAAGCTGCCCAGGTAGGGCAATGCAATGGAGATACTGGGGCGGGGAAATATGGCCCTGGTCAGGCCCTCAAAAACAAACCCGAGGGAGATGGTGATGACGAAGAAAAGGATTGCGTCTCCTCCCCTGTTGCTGATGGGAGTCAGAAGAATCTTCTGCAGGAAATAGCCAATGGGGAAGCAGACCCCTACACCCAGGATCAAGGCCAGTCCCAGATTGTAAGATAAAAAATACCAGGTCACAAAACCCCCGAATACGCCGATCAGGCCGATGGCAAAATTGGGAATGCCTGTTATGCCGTAAACCACGGCTACTCCCAATACGGGTAAAGAGAGAATGCCGCCCATTATGATGCCGTTTATTATGCCCGTAAGAATCATGGCTCTCACCTTGAAATCACTGTCCCATGTACAGGTCTTGCAGCGTTCTGTCGTCCAGGTTGGATGATTTTTCTATGAACTTGATCTCTCCGCCTTCCAATCCGATGATCCGATCGGCGATTCGCAATATCTTGATGTTTTGCTCAGCCAGAAAAAGCGCTTTACCGGTCTCATTCCTGATCTGGCTGAGATTACTGAAAAGCCGGGTGACCAGCTTGGGAGCCAGGCCGATGGAGGGTTCGTCGATGAGCAGCAGATTCGCATCGGAAACGATACCGATTCCCACGGCCAGCATCTTCTGCTGCCCTCCACTCAATGTATGGGCGCTTTGGGTACCCCTATCCTTTAGGACCGGGAAAAGAGAATGCACATACTCGATCAACCGGTTGACTCTTTGGGAGCTGACAAGCACGCCACCGACTTCCAGGTTTTTTCTTACCTGCATCATGGGAAAGATGTATCTTTCTTGGGGCACCAGCATGAGTCCCATTCGTCGGCGTTCCCTCACGGACAAGCCGTCGATGCGCCTCCCCAAAAAGGAGATCATCCCTTCCTTGTTTCTCAAGGTGCCGGCTATGGTCTCCAGCAAAGTGGTCTTGCCGGATCCGTTCGGGCCCACAATCCCAATGATTTCATGCTCAAAAACCTCAAAACTGATATTCTTCAAGGCCGTGATCTGGCCGTAGTTGGTTATCAGTCCTGACACTTTGAGTATAGGATCGGACAAAAGCTATTCCTCCTCCGTTTCCAAGTAGCAGGCCAGCACGGCTGGATTGGTTCTGATCTCCTCGGGCGTGCCTTCGGCAATGGGGCATCCTTGATCCAGCACAAATATCTTGTCAGAGGTCCGCATAATGGGTTTCATCTCGTGACCAATCTGGAAGATGGTATACCCTCGATCGCGCAGGTCGAGGACGATATCGCAGACATGATCGGTTTCGGCGGAAAGAAGTCCCCCGATCAACTCATCCAGCAAGATCAACTTGGGGCTGGTAGCCAAGGCCCTCCCCAGATCCACCAGTTTGCTGTCAAGAGGCGGAAGATTGGAAACCAAGGTGTCAGCCTTGTCATCCAATCCCAACAACTCCAACACCTCATGGGTGCGTATCGTTCTCTCTCTTTTGCTGATGGGGTCCTTTAGAAAGCCTGATCTTATATTTTCGAAAACGGTCAGATTGGGAAAGTTATTTCTGAGTTGGTAGGTTTTGGCTATCCCCGCCCGACAGATTTGATGGGGTCGCAGTCTGGTGATATCTTTGCCCAGAAACTTGACAACTCCGGCATCAGCCCGCAACACACCGGTTATGACATTGAACAGGGTCGTCTTTCCGGCTCCGTTGGGCCCGATGAGGCTGCATATAGACCCCTCCTCCACATGAATGCTTACATCGTCCAGCGCTTTGAGTCCGCCGAACGAAATCTCCACATTCGTTACATCCAACATGGGTCCAACGCCTATTCTGCTCTCCGGCTGAAAGGAAATTTACATTGAATTATCCGGCCCGGGAAACCATCCCCAATGCCGGCCCCTTTTTCAGGGGGCCGGCATGTAGGATAGCAACCTTACTTGCCCATGGGGTAAGTCTTCCCCTGCATGAGGCGTTCTTTCCCTTTGATCTGGGCCATCACCTCCTTGATATTCATCTTCGGGGTGGAAAAAATTTTGATCAGCACGGGATGAAGGCCAAAGCCGGGGTCCAGTTCACCAGCACCAGGTTCGAATTTAACGATACCTGCCCTTGCACCCATATTGCTGCCAAAAGGTCCCAGAGGGCCCATAGGACTGATGCAGACGTTCTGGAAGGAAGTTTTAAGCATGGTTTCCATGACCTTTTCACGGTCTTTGGTGCCTGCGGCCTCAAAGGCTCTGATGGCCCAATACACCGCCTGATAGTAGTTGTTTGTGTATGCCTCCGGGTAGGCGTCTTTGCCGTACTCGGCCTTCCACTTCCTCACGAACTCCTTCCACGCTGGACTACCAGGATCATGATCGGCCAGGGTGTAAATGTTCTTGGCGCCTTTCACACCTGTAATCTTGGCACCTCCCATGTTGGAATACGTGGTGCCATAGAGGAAGTACTTCGGCTTGGCTCCGGCGGCAGCCAACTGCTTGGCGGCGCTGAACCAGCCGGCCCCGGAATAGGGACAGAACAAGGCGTCAGGTTTGGCGTCCTTTATGATCTGAACCTCTGTGGAGTAATCCGTCTTGTCCAATGGAGTATACAGTACGGGCACGATCTCAAAAGGCCTTCCGTTCTTCTCCCAGTAATCCTTGAGACCGAGACTGTTGCTGTATCCCCAGTCGTAGTCCCCGCCCAGGAAGGCTACTCTTTTTGCGCCCATCTCATGAAAAAATT is drawn from Deltaproteobacteria bacterium and contains these coding sequences:
- a CDS encoding branched-chain amino acid ABC transporter permease, with the protein product MKEHYKHIMTLVVLAVPSLFVLWGGYLQEISGHVLLFMIQGYVAWFLLYKAGQPFFGYSVTMSLGAYGTIVLTEIYHWPILLSMVMGSLMSCVVGVGIFLSTCRAKGFYVGMASFLLAILFPKVIDALKPITGGRNGLYFDGIQALVDPNTYYVVLVVCTLLIVGFLFWLMTTRTGQILTLIAENDDLAQTVGINTMKYKVLAYGIMGLLSGFGGALYVNFTGFISSVDIEVFTTIYIYFIPLLGGRSLCYGPLLGTLIVILLPDIFSGVERYQRILFGLIFVLVLVFLPEGVGPSVERYAKRLTQGFRRGPVTAG
- a CDS encoding ATP-binding cassette domain-containing protein; protein product: MSDPILKVSGLITNYGQITALKNISFEVFEHEIIGIVGPNGSGKTTLLETIAGTLRNKEGMISFLGRRIDGLSVRERRRMGLMLVPQERYIFPMMQVRKNLEVGGVLVSSQRVNRLIEYVHSLFPVLKDRGTQSAHTLSGGQQKMLAVGIGIVSDANLLLIDEPSIGLAPKLVTRLFSNLSQIRNETGKALFLAEQNIKILRIADRIIGLEGGEIKFIEKSSNLDDRTLQDLYMGQ
- a CDS encoding branched-chain amino acid ABC transporter permease, which encodes MILTGIINGIIMGGILSLPVLGVAVVYGITGIPNFAIGLIGVFGGFVTWYFLSYNLGLALILGVGVCFPIGYFLQKILLTPISNRGGDAILFFVITISLGFVFEGLTRAIFPRPSISIALPYLGSFTVGGVTVEVIKLLALVFALSTLTAIRLLEIHTKPGQSWQATSRNLKLAKLVGVNTDRVYAVAHGIGCSLACIGAIFWGSLYNLNVLSGWELGFLGFIIAVVGGIGNVWGGMLSALLMGLVLSFSGYFLDGNWQSVLLYAIVITVLIVSPRGILGSERAL
- a CDS encoding ABC transporter substrate-binding protein, which encodes MHYPGFFRKQEVKAITVTLAGLLLLVFLFSTATVKADDKVIRLLGTVSQSGAAGNIGPAYDRAMRLAVKEINAAGIKGFSKVEYKVIDIETKPSVFSRKLKREVQIWKPDVAAGAALETTIRVPCKDASKYKLPYFVGGHLSVTKYMPPGNVPVSKWVAYYGYASFFAGQLAGKFFHEMGAKRVAFLGGDYDWGYSNSLGLKDYWEKNGRPFEIVPVLYTPLDKTDYSTEVQIIKDAKPDALFCPYSGAGWFSAAKQLAAAGAKPKYFLYGTTYSNMGGAKITGVKGAKNIYTLADHDPGSPAWKEFVRKWKAEYGKDAYPEAYTNNYYQAVYWAIRAFEAAGTKDREKVMETMLKTSFQNVCISPMGPLGPFGSNMGARAGIVKFEPGAGELDPGFGLHPVLIKIFSTPKMNIKEVMAQIKGKERLMQGKTYPMGK
- a CDS encoding ABC transporter ATP-binding protein, translated to MLDVTNVEISFGGLKALDDVSIHVEEGSICSLIGPNGAGKTTLFNVITGVLRADAGVVKFLGKDITRLRPHQICRAGIAKTYQLRNNFPNLTVFENIRSGFLKDPISKRERTIRTHEVLELLGLDDKADTLVSNLPPLDSKLVDLGRALATSPKLILLDELIGGLLSAETDHVCDIVLDLRDRGYTIFQIGHEMKPIMRTSDKIFVLDQGCPIAEGTPEEIRTNPAVLACYLETEEE